One segment of Onychomys torridus chromosome 3, mOncTor1.1, whole genome shotgun sequence DNA contains the following:
- the Znf32 gene encoding zinc finger protein 32 isoform X1, with product MFGFPTATLLDCHGRYAQNVAFFNVMTEAHKYDHSEATGSSSWDFQSSFRREKLEQKSPDSKTLQEDSPGVRQKVYDCQECGKSFRQKGSLTLHERIHTGQKPFECTQCGKSFRAKGNLVTHQRIHTGEKPYQCKECGKSFSQRGSLAVHERLHTGQKPYECAICQRSFRNQSNLAVHRRVHSGEKPYRCDQCGKAFSQKGSLIVHIRVHTGLKPYACSHCRKSFHTRGNCILHGKIHTGETPYLCGQCGKSFTQRGSLAVHQRSCSQRLTL from the exons ATGTTTGGGTTTCCAACAGCTACCCTGCTGGACTGTCATGGAAGATATGCCCAGAATGTAGCATTTTTCA ATGTGATGACAGAAGCCCACAAATATGATCATTCAGAGGCCACGGGATCGTCAAGCTGGGATTTCCAGAGTTCTTTCAGAAGAGAGAAGCTGGAACAAAAGTCCCCAGATTCTAAGACACTACAGGAAGACTCCCCTGGAGTGAGACAGAAGGTCTATGATTGCCAGGAATGTGGGAAGTCTTTCCGGCAAAAAGGTAGTCTAACATTGCATGAGAGAATCCACACTGGTCAGAAGCCTTTTGAGTGCACCCAGTGTGGAAAGAGCTTCAGGGCCAAAGGCAATCTAGTTACACATCAGCGAATTCACACAGGAGAGAAGCCCTATCAGTGCAAAGAGTGTGGGAAAAGCTTTAGTCAGCGAGGCAGTCTAGCTGTCCATGAGAGACTCCACACTGGacagaaaccctatgaatgtgcCATTTGCCAGAGAAGCTTCAGGAATCAAAGTAACCTTGCTGTTCACCGAAGAGTTCACAGTGGTGAGAAGCCCTATAGATGTGACCAGTGTGGAAAAGCTTTCAGTCAGAAGGGAAGCTTAATTGTCCACATCAGAGTTCACACAGGTCTGAAGCCCTATGCATGTTCCCACTGCAGGAAGAGTTTCCACACCAGGGGGAATTGTATTCTTCATGGAAAAATCCACACAGGAGAAACACCCTATCTCTGTGGCCAGTGTGGGAAAAGTTTCACTCAGAGAGGGAGCCTGGCTGTGCACCAACGAAGCTGCTCACAAAGGCTTACCCTGTAA
- the Znf32 gene encoding zinc finger protein 32 isoform X2: MTEAHKYDHSEATGSSSWDFQSSFRREKLEQKSPDSKTLQEDSPGVRQKVYDCQECGKSFRQKGSLTLHERIHTGQKPFECTQCGKSFRAKGNLVTHQRIHTGEKPYQCKECGKSFSQRGSLAVHERLHTGQKPYECAICQRSFRNQSNLAVHRRVHSGEKPYRCDQCGKAFSQKGSLIVHIRVHTGLKPYACSHCRKSFHTRGNCILHGKIHTGETPYLCGQCGKSFTQRGSLAVHQRSCSQRLTL, translated from the coding sequence ATGACAGAAGCCCACAAATATGATCATTCAGAGGCCACGGGATCGTCAAGCTGGGATTTCCAGAGTTCTTTCAGAAGAGAGAAGCTGGAACAAAAGTCCCCAGATTCTAAGACACTACAGGAAGACTCCCCTGGAGTGAGACAGAAGGTCTATGATTGCCAGGAATGTGGGAAGTCTTTCCGGCAAAAAGGTAGTCTAACATTGCATGAGAGAATCCACACTGGTCAGAAGCCTTTTGAGTGCACCCAGTGTGGAAAGAGCTTCAGGGCCAAAGGCAATCTAGTTACACATCAGCGAATTCACACAGGAGAGAAGCCCTATCAGTGCAAAGAGTGTGGGAAAAGCTTTAGTCAGCGAGGCAGTCTAGCTGTCCATGAGAGACTCCACACTGGacagaaaccctatgaatgtgcCATTTGCCAGAGAAGCTTCAGGAATCAAAGTAACCTTGCTGTTCACCGAAGAGTTCACAGTGGTGAGAAGCCCTATAGATGTGACCAGTGTGGAAAAGCTTTCAGTCAGAAGGGAAGCTTAATTGTCCACATCAGAGTTCACACAGGTCTGAAGCCCTATGCATGTTCCCACTGCAGGAAGAGTTTCCACACCAGGGGGAATTGTATTCTTCATGGAAAAATCCACACAGGAGAAACACCCTATCTCTGTGGCCAGTGTGGGAAAAGTTTCACTCAGAGAGGGAGCCTGGCTGTGCACCAACGAAGCTGCTCACAAAGGCTTACCCTGTAA